A region of Lycium barbarum isolate Lr01 chromosome 1, ASM1917538v2, whole genome shotgun sequence DNA encodes the following proteins:
- the LOC132606759 gene encoding calcium uniporter protein 6, mitochondrial-like, giving the protein MWRTSCNLLKQTVTSAVRTNSINYGGTRPIRVGFYCGPNRMMGGYYFSSDSNNEEKKNVNVNNGDTITHEEAKRLMRLVNVEELKWKLGMKNTEVIGYMDLLKACENIGVAKTREEAVGFARVLDEAGVILLFRDKVYLHPDKVVDEIRKAVPLALLPEDDPTIEELKILTEKKDKIDELAHKFVRRILWTGLGAGLLQVGLFFRLTFWEFSWDVMEPIAFFTTTAGIVVGYAYFLVTSRDPSYQDVLKRLFLSRQRKLIKKYDFDIQRFVELQKKIKLPVNSQASMKHRLGVELEPEDLLHGH; this is encoded by the exons ATGTGGAGAACTTCGTGTAATTTATTGAAACAGACAGTTACATCGGCTGTGAGGACAAATTCGATTAACTATGGCGGGACAAGGCCGATTCGGGTCGGGTTCTATTGTGGCCCGAACCGAATGATGGGTGGGTATTATTTTAGCTCTGATTCCAATAATGAGGAAAAGAAGAATGTGAATGTGAATAATGGGGATACTATTACACATGAGGAAGCTAAAAGGTTAATGAGATTGGTGAATGTTGAAGAGTTAAAGTGGAAATTAGGGATGAAGAATACTGAGGTTATTGGGTATATGGATCTATTAAAGGCTtgtgaaaatattggtgtggcgAAAACTCGTGAAGAAGCTGTTGGTTTTGCTAGAGTTCTTGATGAAGCTGGTGTTATTTTGCTTTTTAGAGATAAAGTTTACCTTCACCCTGATAAG GTGGTGGATGAAATTAGAAAGGCAGTTCCCTTAGCACTTCTACCTGAAGATGACCCCACAATAGAGGAACTAAAGATTCTGACGGAGAAGAAGGATAAGATAGACGAGCTTGCGCATAAGTTTGTGCGCCGTATTTTATGGACTGGTTTAGGGGCTGGGCTTTTGCAGGTCGGACTCTTCTTCCGTCTTACATTCTGGGAATTCTCTTGGGATGTGATGGAGCCCATTGCTTTTTTTACAACTACTGCTGGAATAGTAGTAGGTTATGCTTACTTCCTTGTTACTTCCAGAGATCCGTCATACCAAGATGTGCTGAAAAGGCTCTTCCTCTCAAGGCAGAGGAAGCTGATCAAGAAGTATGATTTTGATATTCAGAGGTTTGTGGAATTACAAAAGAAAATCAAATTACCAGTGAATAGTCAAGCTTCCATGAAACATCGGTTAGGGGTGGAGCTGGAACCGGAGGATCTTTTACATGGTCACTAA